Proteins encoded by one window of Dietzia sp. B32:
- a CDS encoding pyridoxal-dependent decarboxylase: protein MNDPLLGSRNREAHAAALAAAAAEVNRYLVGRTTPRSSVSPATLAAQTAAVDLTTPLGTLDKALDEVRGLYLDHAVGYHHPRYLAHLNCPITIPAVAAETLATSVNTAVETWDQGTSACLIEQRLIDWVTGLIGFASSEDTPDHPDDSHRTRGAGPDGVFTTGGTASNLQGLFTAREDRLSRPGPGRRTGSDGASDRGARLSRLRIVTGEHAHLSVVKAARLLGLAPDAVITLPGDGDRMDPATLDRTLSALTDAGDEVAAVVALAGTTDHGAIDPLREVGGICRRHDVWLHVDAAYGGGLLVSPTRRELLDGIELADSVTVDFHKTFFLPVAASALLLRDGSGFRHSTVSADYLNPADGEDHAVDKSLQTTRRFDALKLWMTLRVMGADGIGRLLDGAIDVAARIGRTIDADPELELVRRPDLSTVLFRPRPAAVAGDESDALVRPVRDALFAEGRSVVAATVVDGRPCLKLTVLDPYLRDEDVDAVLADVRDAASYLAEGMRQATTAGVLT, encoded by the coding sequence GTGAACGATCCGTTGTTGGGCAGTCGAAACCGGGAGGCCCACGCCGCCGCCCTCGCGGCCGCGGCCGCCGAGGTGAATCGCTATCTCGTCGGTCGGACCACACCCCGCTCGTCCGTGTCACCGGCGACGCTGGCCGCCCAGACCGCCGCCGTCGACCTCACCACACCCCTGGGCACACTGGACAAGGCGCTCGACGAGGTCCGCGGCCTGTACCTCGACCATGCGGTCGGGTACCACCACCCGCGCTATCTCGCCCATCTCAACTGCCCGATCACCATCCCCGCCGTCGCCGCCGAGACGCTGGCGACGTCGGTGAACACCGCAGTCGAGACGTGGGACCAGGGCACCTCGGCATGCCTGATCGAGCAGAGGCTCATCGACTGGGTCACCGGCCTCATCGGGTTCGCGTCCTCCGAAGACACCCCCGACCACCCGGACGACTCCCACCGGACACGCGGCGCCGGTCCTGACGGCGTGTTCACCACCGGTGGTACGGCCTCCAACCTGCAGGGTCTGTTCACCGCCAGGGAGGACCGCCTCAGCAGGCCGGGGCCCGGGCGGCGCACCGGTAGCGACGGGGCCTCCGATCGGGGCGCGCGACTGTCGCGCCTGCGCATCGTCACCGGCGAACACGCCCACCTCAGCGTGGTCAAGGCGGCCCGCCTGCTGGGACTCGCGCCGGACGCCGTCATCACCCTGCCCGGCGACGGCGATCGCATGGACCCCGCGACCCTGGACCGGACCCTGTCCGCACTGACCGACGCCGGGGACGAGGTCGCGGCGGTCGTCGCGCTGGCCGGTACGACCGACCACGGAGCGATCGACCCACTGCGGGAGGTCGGTGGGATCTGCCGCCGCCACGACGTCTGGCTGCACGTCGATGCGGCCTACGGCGGCGGGCTCCTGGTCTCCCCCACGCGCCGGGAGCTGCTCGACGGGATCGAGCTCGCCGATTCGGTGACGGTGGACTTCCACAAGACCTTCTTCCTCCCGGTGGCCGCCTCGGCGCTGCTGTTGCGCGACGGTTCGGGCTTCCGCCACTCCACCGTGAGCGCCGACTACCTCAACCCCGCCGACGGCGAGGACCACGCAGTGGACAAGTCCCTGCAGACCACCCGCCGTTTCGACGCCCTCAAACTGTGGATGACGCTGCGGGTGATGGGCGCCGACGGCATCGGCCGCTTGCTCGACGGAGCGATCGACGTCGCCGCCCGGATCGGCCGGACGATCGACGCCGACCCGGAACTCGAGCTGGTGCGCCGCCCCGACCTGTCGACCGTGCTGTTCCGACCCCGCCCCGCTGCGGTCGCCGGCGACGAGTCCGACGCCCTCGTACGTCCCGTCCGCGACGCGCTGTTCGCGGAGGGCCGTTCCGTGGTCGCGGCGACGGTGGTGGACGGCAGGCCCTGCCTCAAGTTGACCGTGCTCGACCCGTACCTGCGCGACGAGGACGTGGACGCCGTACTGGCCGATGTCCGTGACGCCGCGAGCTACCTCGCCGAGGGGATGCGACAGGCCACGACCGCGGGGGTACTGACATGA
- a CDS encoding iron ABC transporter permease, producing the protein MPTPPVPGRRRVAIGTAASLVLLAAGVAASLFVGARPVDPAVVWAALTALPGQLFAGDLSAALAPGSGAGMDEVVVAARVPRTITAILVGAALAVAGAGLQGATRNPLGDPGLLGLTAGAALGVVLGLALAPAAGPSAVAVFAVVGALTAGIVVVAAGRLGADSGTGLVLAGAAVTAGCTAVTSSLVIALPGVLDRFRFWGLGSVARAAAPEIGATAPLILLGLILVLAGAATLDALALGDDLARGLGVGPVAGRAVVLAGVVILSGVATALAGPIVFLGLLVPHLLRRLVGVGNRVVLGLSAIVGPVVLLFADTVGRVIAPPGEIAVGVMTVAIGVPFLIALLRANRGVSGS; encoded by the coding sequence GTGCCGACGCCCCCCGTGCCGGGGCGCCGGCGTGTCGCGATCGGTACGGCGGCGTCGCTGGTGCTGCTCGCCGCGGGCGTGGCCGCGTCGTTGTTCGTGGGCGCCCGCCCCGTCGACCCCGCCGTGGTGTGGGCGGCGCTGACGGCGTTGCCCGGCCAGCTGTTCGCCGGGGACCTCTCGGCCGCCCTCGCCCCCGGATCCGGTGCCGGGATGGACGAGGTGGTGGTGGCCGCACGGGTGCCGCGCACGATCACCGCGATCCTCGTCGGCGCCGCTCTCGCGGTGGCCGGTGCCGGTCTGCAGGGCGCGACGCGCAACCCTCTCGGGGACCCGGGCCTGCTCGGACTGACCGCGGGCGCCGCGCTCGGTGTGGTGCTCGGCCTGGCCCTGGCGCCGGCCGCGGGCCCGTCCGCCGTCGCCGTGTTCGCCGTCGTCGGTGCCCTGACCGCCGGAATAGTGGTGGTGGCCGCCGGCAGACTCGGCGCCGACTCCGGGACCGGGCTCGTCCTCGCCGGGGCCGCAGTCACCGCGGGCTGCACCGCGGTCACCTCATCCCTGGTCATCGCCCTCCCGGGCGTTCTCGACCGGTTCCGCTTCTGGGGTCTGGGCTCGGTCGCCCGTGCGGCCGCCCCCGAGATCGGCGCCACCGCGCCGTTGATTCTCCTGGGGCTCATACTGGTCCTGGCCGGGGCCGCTACCCTCGATGCCCTCGCGCTGGGGGACGACCTGGCCCGGGGACTGGGCGTGGGACCCGTCGCCGGGCGCGCCGTTGTCCTCGCCGGCGTCGTGATCCTGTCCGGGGTCGCCACGGCGCTCGCCGGCCCCATAGTTTTCCTCGGACTGCTCGTGCCGCACCTGCTCCGTCGGCTGGTCGGGGTGGGCAACCGCGTCGTCCTGGGACTGTCGGCGATCGTGGGGCCCGTGGTCCTGCTGTTCGCGGACACGGTCGGGCGAGTGATCGCCCCGCCCGGGGAGATCGCCGTCGGCGTGATGACCGTGGCGATAGGGGTGCCCTTCCTCATCGCCCTCCTGCGCGCGAACCGGGGGGTGAGCGGCTCGTGA
- a CDS encoding iron-siderophore ABC transporter substrate-binding protein, producing MTAPAARSRLTLARPGAPERRRARAMLVVLAAFVALLAVLAGCSTGAVGGSGESGTTGGVERQGEFPRTITHAYGETEIAEAPQRVATISWVNADVSLALGVVPVGMPRNSFGANAGGSTDWFDAELEAVGGEMPTLYSETDGINTEAIAALEPDLILGAYSGMTAEEYETLSKIAPTIAMPEGDVAFGTAWQDSTRLIGEALGRSDAAEELIADVEGQIEQVASDTPGIRDTTFIYGTVDPDAAEKIYAFTDVDNRPRFLEQLGMVQAPVIAEASSGSPDEFAVTWSPERADELASDILVTYAASPDVRRAIEADPLLGRIPAVEAGRIVVQTDEQQVLSISAASPLSLPWALENVVPDIIAAAERA from the coding sequence ATGACCGCACCTGCCGCACGCTCCCGGCTGACCCTCGCCCGACCCGGGGCGCCCGAGCGCCGGCGGGCCCGGGCGATGCTGGTCGTCCTCGCGGCGTTCGTCGCCCTCCTCGCGGTGCTCGCCGGCTGCTCGACCGGCGCGGTCGGCGGGTCGGGGGAGTCCGGCACGACAGGCGGCGTCGAGCGGCAGGGTGAGTTCCCCCGCACCATCACGCATGCCTACGGCGAGACCGAGATCGCCGAGGCACCCCAGCGGGTGGCCACGATCTCCTGGGTCAACGCCGACGTCTCGCTGGCGCTGGGCGTCGTGCCGGTGGGGATGCCCCGCAACTCGTTCGGTGCCAACGCGGGCGGCTCCACCGACTGGTTCGACGCGGAGCTCGAGGCCGTCGGTGGCGAGATGCCCACGCTCTACTCGGAGACCGACGGGATCAACACCGAGGCGATCGCGGCCCTCGAGCCCGACCTCATCCTGGGTGCCTACTCCGGGATGACCGCGGAGGAGTACGAGACCCTCTCCAAGATCGCTCCCACGATCGCGATGCCGGAGGGAGACGTCGCGTTCGGCACCGCCTGGCAGGACTCGACCCGGCTCATCGGCGAGGCCCTCGGGCGTTCCGATGCGGCCGAGGAGCTCATCGCCGACGTCGAGGGCCAGATCGAGCAGGTCGCCTCAGACACCCCGGGCATCCGCGACACGACCTTCATCTACGGCACGGTCGACCCGGACGCCGCGGAGAAGATCTACGCCTTCACCGACGTCGACAACCGGCCCCGCTTCCTCGAGCAGCTCGGGATGGTGCAGGCACCGGTCATCGCCGAGGCCTCCAGTGGATCGCCCGACGAGTTCGCGGTGACCTGGTCGCCCGAGCGCGCCGACGAACTGGCCTCCGACATCCTCGTCACCTACGCCGCGTCCCCGGACGTCCGCCGGGCCATCGAGGCCGACCCGCTGCTCGGGCGCATCCCCGCGGTCGAGGCCGGCCGCATAGTGGTCCAGACCGACGAGCAGCAGGTGCTCTCGATCTCGGCCGCCTCGCCGCTGAGCCTGCCGTGGGCGTTGGAGAACGTCGTGCCCGACATCATCGCGGCGGCAGAGCGGGCCTGA